In Fluviispira sanaruensis, a genomic segment contains:
- a CDS encoding DUF1028 domain-containing protein, translated as MTFSIIAFDKNKSEYGIAICSAIPFIGKYAAFHFKNQSLIAAQGKQDPCTAYSIRNLLNDNENSTNILNYLKKNDPSFQRKQLAVLDLKKFQFFSYTGEDLKMTSNEYSKTFGDIIMGDNYIISGNCLLSIETLTNMENSFKSSASESLDTRLLMALKAGNISQADFRGRQSAALYYFRSEHEYPIRTIDVDEHKNPVEELERIFNLGTKCWQNVVEHCFFDMKFERKFKTINDFPDEIVKSINILSKPVAERNCD; from the coding sequence ATGACATTCTCTATAATAGCTTTTGATAAAAATAAAAGTGAATATGGAATTGCAATCTGCTCAGCTATCCCTTTTATAGGAAAGTATGCTGCATTTCATTTTAAAAATCAAAGTTTAATCGCGGCTCAAGGTAAGCAAGATCCTTGCACTGCATATAGTATTAGAAACTTATTGAATGACAATGAGAACAGTACAAATATTTTGAATTATCTTAAGAAAAATGATCCTTCATTTCAGCGAAAACAACTTGCTGTTCTCGATCTGAAAAAATTTCAATTTTTCAGTTACACGGGAGAAGATCTAAAAATGACATCGAATGAATATTCAAAAACATTTGGGGATATTATAATGGGAGACAATTATATTATTTCTGGAAACTGTTTATTGTCGATAGAAACTCTCACTAATATGGAAAATAGTTTTAAGAGCTCAGCAAGTGAATCCTTAGACACACGATTATTGATGGCACTTAAAGCCGGTAATATTTCTCAAGCAGATTTTAGAGGCAGGCAATCGGCAGCTTTATATTATTTTAGATCGGAACATGAGTATCCAATTCGCACAATCGATGTCGATGAGCACAAAAATCCTGTCGAAGAACTAGAACGTATTTTTAATCTAGGAACAAAATGCTGGCAAAATGTTGTGGAACATTGCTTTTTTGATATGAAATTTGAAAGAAAATTTAAAACAATTAATGATTTTCCAGATGAAATAGTTAAATCTATAAATATTTTGAGCAAACCTGTTGCTGAAAGAAATTGTGATTAA
- a CDS encoding IS701 family transposase: protein MKIANIKDLSLKVSQFIDGFRSVFKRNDRVHWCKTYIYGLILDGERKSIGAMASRISNANEQSLQQFVNQSQWSFHELIISLNKYMINRLKMNEFIFSLDDTSLPKKGDESVGVSRQYCGVQGKISNCQVIVTLHAISNKIHFPVTARLYLPDGWIKNSKKLDKVKVPLEERNFKEKWRIALDLIDESIQLFKIKSLVFDAAYGCNRNFLNELDKRKINFVGHIRNNEKFWSKNIPIKSVVPRKRNLQTKLRDYDNPVDNRYKPRSALRIAEELFSKGSNIKIIQIRRKNENIKVEYVATRVMECISRPWQKVGKERWLLVEKRKDGVLKYYISNYSKTYPKDEIIELMHKRWKIEQGYQILKEELGLDHYEGRSWLGLHHHIALCFLAYYFINEFDKKKLEISFSAVRRYINRIFQTIFCPFCDNTFPCFPKLILNTS from the coding sequence ATGAAAATAGCAAATATAAAAGATCTTTCATTAAAAGTTTCACAATTTATCGATGGTTTTAGATCGGTTTTTAAAAGAAATGATAGAGTACATTGGTGTAAAACTTACATATATGGATTGATATTAGATGGCGAGAGAAAATCTATAGGAGCAATGGCATCAAGAATTTCAAATGCAAATGAACAGTCTTTACAGCAATTTGTTAATCAAAGTCAATGGTCTTTTCATGAGCTTATTATAAGTTTAAATAAATATATGATTAATAGACTGAAAATGAATGAATTTATTTTTTCTCTCGATGATACAAGTCTTCCAAAAAAGGGGGATGAGAGTGTTGGTGTATCAAGACAATATTGTGGAGTTCAAGGTAAGATTTCTAACTGTCAAGTAATTGTTACCTTACATGCGATTTCTAATAAAATACATTTTCCAGTTACTGCAAGGCTATATTTGCCAGATGGATGGATTAAAAATTCAAAAAAATTAGATAAAGTAAAAGTACCTTTAGAGGAAAGAAACTTCAAAGAAAAGTGGAGAATAGCACTTGATTTGATTGATGAAAGCATCCAGTTATTCAAAATAAAATCATTAGTTTTTGACGCAGCTTATGGGTGTAATAGAAATTTTCTAAATGAACTTGATAAGAGAAAAATAAATTTTGTAGGACATATTAGAAATAACGAGAAATTTTGGTCAAAGAATATTCCAATAAAAAGTGTAGTTCCGAGAAAACGCAATTTACAAACAAAACTTAGAGATTATGACAATCCTGTAGATAATAGATATAAGCCCCGCTCTGCTTTAAGGATAGCAGAAGAGTTATTTTCAAAAGGAAGTAATATCAAAATAATTCAAATCCGACGGAAAAATGAAAATATAAAAGTAGAATATGTTGCTACAAGAGTTATGGAATGTATTTCAAGACCTTGGCAAAAAGTTGGAAAAGAAAGATGGCTTCTAGTTGAAAAAAGAAAAGATGGAGTTTTAAAATATTATATTTCAAATTATTCAAAAACTTATCCAAAAGATGAAATAATAGAACTCATGCATAAAAGATGGAAAATTGAACAGGGATACCAGATTTTAAAAGAAGAATTGGGTCTTGATCATTATGAAGGGCGTTCGTGGTTAGGATTGCATCACCATATAGCTTTATGCTTTTTAGCATATTATTTTATAAATGAATTCGATAAAAAAAAACTTGAGATCTCATTTTCTGCTGTAAGGCGATATATAAATCGTATTTTTCAAACTATTTTTTGTCCATTTTGTGATAATACTTTTCCTTGCTTTCCTAAGCTTATTTTAAATACTTCTTAG
- a CDS encoding acyl-CoA thioesterase — protein sequence MSILNTLEIVIRWVDLDPYNHLNNSKYFDFMTEARAKYFWEYSLTNKTHLILHDCHISFKKPYRYPNSLILEQYLEKIDGASFDLFYVFKSKLSNDIHAEAKIKMVTYDAEKNRVCRVPKELISLLEKKNET from the coding sequence ATGAGTATTTTAAATACACTTGAAATAGTAATTAGATGGGTTGATTTAGATCCATATAATCACCTGAATAACTCTAAATATTTTGATTTCATGACAGAGGCAAGGGCTAAATATTTTTGGGAATATTCGTTGACAAATAAAACTCATTTAATTTTGCATGACTGTCATATATCATTTAAAAAACCGTATAGATATCCAAATTCATTAATTTTAGAGCAGTATTTAGAAAAAATTGATGGAGCAAGTTTCGATTTATTTTATGTATTTAAATCTAAATTATCTAATGATATACATGCTGAAGCTAAAATCAAAATGGTCACGTATGATGCAGAAAAAAATAGAGTTTGTAGAGTTCCAAAGGAATTAATAAGCTTATTAGAGAAAAAAAATGAAACATGA
- a CDS encoding helix-turn-helix transcriptional regulator encodes MRDNNKLDTIGKRINFIRSILQVTRAYLQHKYNISASSLKVWEHDKIVPSKTSIETLIYAYNNEGIDVSTEWLEEGGDNIPNLPQLSVTNDIPEDNNKDLELISSDDHRALIEIKKITSLYSDCIYMYLSDDSMNPRYVANTWLIGRKKLLSESFGHDCIIKFVDSETLTFRRLIKNKKDLCTLFVLNPINGIYDPNITCPFSQIESVAPVTWTRNLF; translated from the coding sequence ATGAGAGATAATAATAAATTAGATACAATAGGTAAAAGAATAAACTTCATTCGCTCAATTTTGCAAGTAACAAGAGCTTACCTTCAACACAAATATAATATCTCGGCAAGTTCTTTAAAAGTATGGGAGCATGACAAAATAGTTCCATCAAAAACGAGCATTGAAACACTGATTTACGCATACAATAATGAAGGAATTGATGTTTCAACTGAATGGCTTGAAGAAGGTGGCGATAATATCCCAAATTTGCCGCAATTATCTGTTACAAATGACATTCCAGAGGATAATAATAAAGATTTAGAGTTAATCTCAAGCGACGATCACAGGGCATTGATCGAAATTAAAAAAATAACCTCATTATATAGCGACTGTATTTATATGTATTTGTCAGATGATTCAATGAATCCTCGATATGTTGCAAACACGTGGTTGATTGGAAGGAAAAAACTACTATCAGAATCCTTCGGTCATGATTGCATCATTAAATTTGTGGATAGCGAAACGTTGACATTTAGGCGATTAATAAAAAATAAGAAAGATTTATGCACACTTTTTGTACTTAATCCGATCAACGGGATCTATGATCCAAATATAACATGCCCTTTTTCACAAATTGAATCTGTTGCTCCTGTAACTTGGACTCGAAATCTATTTTAA
- a CDS encoding PAAR domain-containing protein gives MNDIFVKTDRMQNGSMVIQTSQTRVLLNALPVATVGDDVSCALHGLSTLVDEMLKDRTFICKKSFEEKKPWIKKVNNKNVLVLKNESILERVPNGFTENYVKK, from the coding sequence ATGAATGATATTTTTGTTAAAACTGATCGTATGCAAAATGGCAGTATGGTTATTCAAACCTCACAAACTCGTGTCCTTCTAAATGCTCTCCCCGTTGCCACAGTAGGTGACGATGTCAGTTGTGCATTGCATGGCTTATCCACACTCGTAGATGAAATGCTCAAAGATAGAACCTTTATTTGCAAAAAAAGCTTTGAAGAGAAAAAGCCATGGATCAAAAAAGTAAATAATAAAAACGTTCTTGTTTTAAAAAATGAGAGTATTTTGGAGCGAGTTCCAAATGGATTTACAGAAAATTATGTAAAAAAATGA
- a CDS encoding ATP-grasp domain-containing protein, with protein MYAIIVDPLSSGSEYLNELRNYAIKVISILSRRAQNSMKTSHLSDYVTEEEDFSSLLQNILDITQGEKILFCLPGSEIGVELAEKIAQNLKLKTNNKDFSKERLNKYLMQERIKHCGLNAINQFLIKNSTCEIPHFSFPVVLKPTQSAGSDGVIFCKNQQDIKNYIDKNFGKINKIGVRNNELLMQEFIAGTEFVVDLVTLDNHCELVALWEYEKILSPEGNFLYSSLKLIDSEHKYFNILLNYAKKVIKALGICFGPAHVEIMIDKDEKPILIEVGSRPHGGKSQAIMRECFGYNQITRTLDNIFKETKNFTYAPKKYGELVFLISQKEGKFKIFGRIDDIKKLNGYIDFFPFIAENEYLQSTKDLSNIPGIVMFAHESAEVVTNSVKKLRDLEKDENFYEIYL; from the coding sequence ATGTATGCAATCATAGTTGATCCGCTTTCAAGCGGATCAGAGTATTTAAATGAACTTCGTAATTATGCAATAAAAGTAATTTCTATTCTTTCGCGTCGAGCTCAAAATTCTATGAAAACCTCACACTTAAGCGATTATGTAACTGAGGAAGAGGATTTCTCTTCATTATTGCAAAATATTCTTGATATCACCCAAGGTGAAAAGATATTATTTTGCCTACCAGGTAGTGAAATTGGTGTTGAACTTGCTGAAAAAATAGCACAAAATTTAAAGTTGAAAACAAATAATAAGGACTTCAGTAAAGAAAGACTGAATAAATATTTAATGCAAGAAAGAATTAAGCACTGTGGCTTAAATGCCATAAATCAATTCCTCATCAAAAATAGCACATGCGAAATTCCCCATTTTTCCTTTCCAGTTGTCCTAAAGCCTACGCAAAGTGCGGGCAGTGATGGAGTTATCTTTTGTAAAAATCAGCAGGATATAAAAAACTATATTGATAAAAATTTTGGTAAAATCAATAAAATTGGCGTCAGGAACAATGAATTGCTTATGCAAGAGTTCATTGCGGGCACCGAATTTGTTGTCGACCTCGTCACTCTTGATAACCATTGCGAATTGGTCGCTCTGTGGGAATACGAAAAAATATTAAGCCCCGAAGGAAATTTCCTATATTCTTCGCTAAAGTTAATAGACTCAGAGCATAAGTATTTTAATATCCTTTTAAATTACGCAAAAAAAGTTATCAAAGCTTTGGGAATCTGTTTCGGGCCAGCTCATGTAGAAATTATGATTGATAAAGATGAAAAACCTATTTTAATAGAAGTTGGCAGCAGACCACATGGTGGGAAATCACAAGCAATTATGCGCGAATGTTTTGGTTATAATCAGATCACCCGCACCCTGGATAACATATTTAAAGAAACAAAAAATTTTACTTATGCACCTAAAAAATATGGAGAGCTGGTTTTTCTAATTTCACAAAAAGAAGGAAAATTTAAAATATTTGGTCGCATAGATGATATTAAGAAATTAAATGGGTATATTGATTTCTTTCCTTTTATTGCTGAAAATGAATATTTGCAGTCTACAAAAGATCTCTCAAATATACCTGGTATAGTGATGTTTGCGCATGAATCTGCTGAAGTTGTTACAAATAGCGTTAAAAAACTTCGCGATCTTGAAAAAGATGAAAACTTTTATGAAATTTATTTATAA
- the hxpB gene encoding hexitol phosphatase HxpB, which translates to MSAKYELKENLKVIFDMDGVIIDSEPIWQEAEIEVFKSVGLNLDRAMCQQTSGYRMDAAVDYWFKRQPWTNKSKLQVENEVKEIVCKMIVDHALAKPGAINLIHELAKNKITMAICSSSSMKIIKTVCEKLNITSFMQIFQTGEDCSYGKPHPEPYLATAKRLNALPSQCIVIEDSLTGAISGKSAGMKVIAVPEEHNFQKTIFDFCDAKYSSLENLKIEDLLNIISH; encoded by the coding sequence ATGTCCGCTAAATATGAATTAAAAGAAAATTTAAAAGTCATTTTCGATATGGATGGCGTAATTATAGACTCAGAACCTATATGGCAAGAAGCAGAAATAGAAGTCTTTAAGAGCGTTGGTTTAAATCTAGATCGCGCAATGTGTCAGCAAACTTCTGGATATAGAATGGATGCAGCTGTTGATTATTGGTTTAAAAGACAGCCATGGACAAATAAGTCGAAGCTGCAAGTTGAGAATGAAGTAAAAGAAATTGTTTGTAAAATGATTGTTGACCATGCACTCGCAAAGCCGGGCGCTATCAATCTTATTCATGAGCTCGCAAAAAATAAAATCACCATGGCTATTTGTTCATCCTCTTCAATGAAAATAATAAAGACCGTTTGTGAAAAATTAAATATAACTTCGTTCATGCAAATCTTTCAAACTGGAGAAGATTGCAGCTATGGTAAACCTCATCCAGAACCATATTTAGCAACCGCCAAACGACTCAATGCCCTTCCTTCACAATGTATTGTAATAGAAGATTCATTGACAGGAGCAATCTCAGGCAAATCTGCGGGCATGAAAGTGATAGCAGTTCCTGAAGAACACAACTTTCAGAAAACAATTTTTGATTTTTGCGATGCAAAATATTCAAGTTTAGAAAATTTAAAAATCGAAGATTTATTAAATATCATTTCGCATTAA
- the thiD gene encoding bifunctional hydroxymethylpyrimidine kinase/phosphomethylpyrimidine kinase encodes MRNLGEVKIYSRVLSIAGSDSGGGAGIQADLKTFHEFKCYGASVITAITSQNTMGVFNIQEISQNSIATQLECVLSDIGFDSIKIGMLFTDDIIKIVSEKLVKYKCKNIVLDPVILSKNNFKLLKDDALNSLLNDLLPLAEILTPNLPEAEILLSRKISSLKDMENAAIDLLLLGPRAVILKGGHFENGNKSSDCMAISEGNKVNIIWLESEKIITNNSHGTGCTFSAAIAANLAKGMDRETSFQIAKNYISKSIMRGSCYKIGNGIGPVCHFS; translated from the coding sequence ATGCGAAATTTAGGGGAAGTGAAGATCTATTCGAGGGTGTTGAGTATTGCGGGTTCTGATTCGGGAGGGGGAGCCGGAATCCAAGCAGATTTAAAAACATTCCATGAATTCAAATGCTATGGCGCTTCAGTTATTACTGCGATAACATCGCAAAATACCATGGGTGTATTTAATATTCAGGAAATTTCGCAAAATTCAATTGCTACGCAACTTGAGTGTGTTTTAAGCGATATTGGATTTGATTCAATAAAAATCGGTATGCTATTTACAGATGATATTATTAAAATAGTTTCTGAAAAATTAGTCAAATATAAATGTAAAAATATTGTTCTAGATCCAGTGATTTTATCTAAAAATAATTTTAAACTTCTGAAAGACGATGCTCTAAATTCATTATTGAATGATTTACTTCCTTTGGCAGAAATATTAACTCCAAATTTACCCGAAGCAGAAATCTTGCTTTCAAGGAAAATAAGTTCTCTAAAAGATATGGAAAATGCTGCGATAGATCTACTTTTATTAGGACCACGTGCTGTGATTTTAAAAGGTGGTCATTTTGAAAACGGAAATAAATCATCTGATTGCATGGCTATTTCTGAAGGTAATAAAGTAAATATTATTTGGCTTGAATCTGAAAAAATTATCACAAATAATTCCCATGGAACAGGTTGTACTTTTTCTGCAGCAATTGCTGCAAATTTGGCAAAAGGAATGGACAGAGAAACTTCTTTCCAAATAGCAAAAAATTATATTTCAAAATCTATCATGAGAGGTTCATGTTACAAAATTGGAAATGGTATTGGGCCTGTTTGTCATTTTAGTTAA
- a CDS encoding FAD-dependent oxidoreductase, with product MRVGIIGAGILGRLIALELFKRKYKVTIFEKSDANSSGSCTTTAAGMLAPWSESYESSQLVFELGVTSLKLWPDILKTLNSTHLFNRQGTAHLTLYRERHKLENFFEHLKKRNIHFEAIKINNENKKEFVGEFSQEYSFGYYFPQEATLNPMEFILKCNDFFKENKISFNYNHNVKFYVNNKITTDQGDFYFNTVINTMGLGAKNVFEKSKESLRGVRGSLVIVHAPLVNIHSVIRLTHLRYPIYIVPRGNNKYIIGATSHETECLKPITVESLLELLSVAAHFDKGFLEANLLDQRVNLRPTFMDGSPHFFSQNGIHYINGLHRNGITISPALANIFCNYLERKSNNNLDFPIEKNKIMEELWLNY from the coding sequence GTGCGCGTTGGAATTATAGGTGCAGGTATACTAGGTAGGCTCATAGCTCTTGAGCTTTTTAAAAGAAAATATAAAGTAACAATTTTTGAAAAAAGTGATGCCAATTCTTCCGGATCATGCACGACTACCGCTGCTGGCATGCTTGCACCTTGGTCAGAATCATATGAATCCAGCCAACTTGTTTTTGAATTAGGAGTTACATCATTAAAATTATGGCCTGATATTTTGAAAACATTAAACTCAACCCATTTATTTAACCGACAAGGCACAGCCCATCTTACTTTATATCGAGAAAGACATAAATTAGAGAATTTTTTTGAACACTTAAAAAAAAGAAATATCCATTTTGAAGCAATTAAAATCAATAATGAAAATAAAAAAGAATTCGTTGGAGAGTTTTCGCAAGAATATTCTTTTGGATATTATTTTCCTCAAGAAGCGACTTTAAATCCCATGGAGTTTATTTTAAAATGCAATGACTTTTTTAAAGAGAATAAAATTTCGTTTAATTATAATCACAATGTAAAATTTTATGTAAACAATAAAATTACTACAGATCAAGGCGATTTCTACTTTAATACCGTCATTAATACTATGGGATTGGGTGCTAAAAATGTATTTGAAAAAAGTAAGGAAAGTTTAAGAGGAGTCCGTGGATCTTTAGTAATTGTGCATGCACCTTTGGTAAACATCCATTCTGTCATCCGCCTTACCCATTTACGCTATCCCATTTACATTGTTCCAAGAGGAAATAATAAATATATCATTGGTGCCACAAGCCATGAAACTGAATGCCTAAAACCAATTACAGTTGAGTCTTTACTCGAACTCTTAAGCGTTGCTGCGCATTTTGATAAAGGGTTTTTAGAAGCAAATTTACTAGATCAAAGAGTCAATTTGCGCCCCACTTTTATGGATGGTTCTCCCCATTTTTTTAGTCAGAATGGAATTCATTACATAAATGGTCTCCATCGAAATGGGATTACCATTTCACCAGCCTTAGCGAATATATTTTGCAATTACCTTGAAAGAAAAAGTAACAATAACTTAGATTTTCCTATAGAAAAAAATAAAATTATGGAGGAATTATGGCTAAATTATTAA
- the thiS gene encoding sulfur carrier protein ThiS: MAKLLIKVNGDKKNYNVEKLSIQMLLEKEQIKTNGVAIALNKVFIPKQKHSELFLQNNDEIEIITPSQGG; this comes from the coding sequence ATGGCTAAATTATTAATAAAAGTAAATGGAGATAAAAAAAATTACAATGTGGAAAAGTTAAGTATACAAATGCTTCTTGAAAAAGAACAAATTAAAACAAATGGAGTTGCCATTGCATTAAATAAAGTCTTTATTCCAAAACAAAAACATTCTGAGTTATTCCTTCAAAATAACGATGAAATTGAAATTATCACCCCTTCTCAAGGAGGATAA
- a CDS encoding thiazole synthase translates to MLDLYGKKLSSRFLIGSAKYPSLNILKDSVMASQAEVITVSLRRLSPNSKRKNVFWETIKSLNINILPNTSGCYLAKDAITTAHIARELFETNWLKLEIFGDSLTLQPNPYELLKAAEHLAKHNFSLFPYMTDDLVVANELVNLGCKVLMPWAAPIGSGKGITNSFHLKVLRERFPFVTLIVDAGIGAPSHAAYAMELGMDAVLLNTAVAESHNPTAMASAFSMAITAGRKAYCSGMIPQSDFAISSSPIVGIPF, encoded by the coding sequence ATGCTAGACTTATATGGAAAAAAGTTAAGTTCTCGATTTCTTATTGGAAGCGCCAAATACCCTTCTTTGAATATTTTAAAAGACTCAGTTATGGCATCCCAAGCGGAAGTGATTACCGTATCATTACGGAGACTATCTCCAAATTCAAAGCGAAAAAATGTATTTTGGGAAACTATAAAGTCATTAAATATAAATATATTACCAAACACCTCTGGCTGTTACCTTGCTAAAGATGCAATTACAACAGCGCATATAGCAAGAGAGTTATTTGAGACGAATTGGTTAAAGCTTGAAATATTTGGTGACAGCCTAACCTTACAACCAAACCCTTATGAATTATTAAAAGCTGCAGAACATCTTGCCAAACATAATTTTTCACTTTTTCCATATATGACAGATGATCTAGTTGTAGCGAATGAACTTGTAAATCTTGGATGTAAAGTACTTATGCCTTGGGCTGCCCCTATTGGGTCTGGCAAAGGAATAACAAATTCATTCCATTTGAAGGTTTTGCGGGAACGGTTTCCTTTCGTTACCTTAATTGTCGATGCAGGAATCGGTGCCCCTAGTCATGCAGCTTATGCCATGGAATTAGGAATGGATGCGGTTCTTTTAAATACAGCAGTAGCTGAATCCCACAACCCTACAGCGATGGCATCCGCATTTTCCATGGCCATAACGGCAGGCAGAAAGGCTTATTGTAGTGGCATGATCCCGCAAAGCGATTTTGCCATATCGAGTTCTCCCATCGTTGGCATTCCATTCTAG